A stretch of DNA from Bos taurus isolate L1 Dominette 01449 registration number 42190680 breed Hereford chromosome 25, ARS-UCD2.0, whole genome shotgun sequence:
GTCAGGATTACTGCCGAGGAGACGGGCACAAAGAGTGTTAAGTGACACCCACTCAATCCACCTGAAGCTGTTACAATTAATTAACCCTCAAACTGCCCGGTGAGATAGGTCAGTATTAAAGCCTCAAAGAGGATTATAAAGGACATTACAAATTATAAAAGACCATCCCATGCtaaaaagtgttattttttttcccccacgtGGAAGCCAGTCACAGATAAGACTTGCTCCAGGTCTGGGAAAGAGCAAAGATTAGACATCCCCGCCTCTACTTTGAGTCCTGGGTCCTTCGCTGTTGCTCCCCTCTGCTTATCCCACTGGCTCCGGGCTGATTTTCCCTGGCAACGAGAGCCAGCTACTCCCTGTTTTCCTAGGTGGGTTGTAACCTGGCTTTTCCCTTCTGGGAGCAAGCCACCATCGGGCCTCTAACTCGGTTCCCTCTGCAGTTTACAGGCTGGTGACCTACATCTTTGTCTACGAGAATCCCGTCTCCTTGCTCTGCGGTGCCATCGTCATCTGGCGCTTTGCTGGCAATTTTGAGAGAACCGTGGGCACCGTCCGCCACTGCTTCTTCACCGTGGTCTTCACCATCATCTGCGCCATCATCTTCCTGTCGTTTGAAGCTGTGTCATCGCTGTCAAAGCTCGGGGAGGTGGAGGATGCCCGCGGTTTCACCCCCGTGGCTTTCGCCATGCTGGGAGTCAACTGCGTCCGCTCTAGGATGAGGCGGGCCCTGGTGTTCGGCGTGGTGGTGCCCTCGCTGCTGGTGCCGTGGCTCCTGCTCTGTGCCTCCTGGCTCATTCCCCAGACCTCTTTCCTCAGTAACGTCTGTGGCCTGGGAATCGGGCTAGCATGTATCCTTCCTAGAGGGCTGTTGTAGTAACACTGACACGCCAAAGGGTGAACCACACTGTAGGTCCTGGGGGTCGGGGCAGGGGGGTTCAGGCAGGTAGAGCTCACACTTAGGTATTCTGTGTGCTAGCTTCAGATTTGGAACCACGCGGCCTCAGGCAGGTCACTTCCTTTCTTTATGCCagagttttcttttctggaagagatcccCTTAGCTCTTTCCATACAATGGCTTAGCACTGCCAGTTAATAAAATACTTTGATTTGGTTTTTTCCAAGGTGTAAGCCCAgttgactaatttttttttactggaggATCCTGAAATAACCATGAGCTAGAGATGTTCCATGAAAGGTATTCCCGGGAAAcaggtttctttgtttttgttttgcttagtcTTTTTCTcagaagaataagaaaagaatatttttaaggtAGGCTTTGACCATATGAGTGGTTAAAAACTTAGAATAAGCCTTATATTCCTTGCATAAATATTCTGGCAATTAGGCTGACTCTTTTTGGCCATCTCGGCAGTGACGGGCTGATGCAGGTCGGACGACCAGGGTGCCCTCAcctctctgggagctggtgacagTGTGGGGGGCGGGCTGCCACAGAGGCCCACGGGAAGCTCACTTGATCACATTGAGGCAAGGCTCCTTCGACCAGGGACAAAGGACAAGATGTCAGACCTCCCAGAGGGTATTAGACTAGCCGCCTGCTTCATCCCACTTAAAGAGACAGAGGCACATGCTGGCTTCTGACGGTCATTACAGGGGCTCAAGAGGCCCAGGGGAGAGGATGGGTAAGGTGTCAGCACTTGCCTGCCTATCGTTGCTGCCTTGTGTTCCCTCCGAGGAACGGAGGCCAGAAACTCCAACTCTTGGTTTCCCCTGAGCTGGAAACTGCAGTCCAGAGATGATGGTGGAATAAGCCCAGGCCTGCGTGGAGCCAGCGTGGCTCCTGGGTCCTGGGGGCAGTGTGCAGCCCCCTCCCTTCAGCTCTCTCCACTTCTCCTTAATACACCGACCCCAGACGGCCTCACCTACTGCTTCTCCTTTGACGTCCCAGAGCAAGTCGCCGTGAAGCTCGACCAGAAGTTCCCCTTCAGCCTGATGAGGAGGATTTCCATGTTCAAGTACATCTCCGGCTCTTCAGCCGAAAGGAGGGCAGCCCAAAGCCGGAAGTAAGTTACAGAAGGCCGTGCTTGCTTTATTCCTGAAGCAGCTGCAGGGCCTATAAAGGcgcagtccccagcctttttggcaccagggaccagtttcatggaggacagtttttccatgaaccaggagtgggattgggggtgggggggaatggTGGTTTCGGGGTATTTCAAGCGATTACATTTTTTGTGCACTTTTATTTCTGCTGTCAgatccacctcagatcatcagatcccagaggttggggacccctgctataGAGGGTGCGACTGATTTTCGGTGTCCTGGGGAATAGGGAAGAGGGTGTGGGTCGCCCAGGCCTACCCAGCCAAACCTGTCCACAGATTTCTCCCCAGCATCCTGGATTCTGCCCAGCTGCTTCCAGAGTGGGGTCCAAGCAGGACGGGCATTCCATGGGAGGCATTTGAAGCCCTTGCACATAATCCCGAGGGACTTGCGGCCCCATCAGTGGCATCACCAGCCCTCAGCACTGACAAGCACTCTGTGGGGCTGGGATTGGGCTCCGGCAGGTGACGCTGGCAAGAAGCGCGATCCACCTGACTGACTGGGAGGCTTAGGAGGTGGCATGGCCTGAACCTCAGGGTGTTCTTGGCCACCTGGCGGGAGAAGGCGAAGTTTATTTACTGTTTTCCAGTCCAGGTGCGTTAACTGTCAATGGAGTGCTCACATAGCCTCACTCCCTCCTGTCAGAGAGGAGGCCCAAAGAGGACAAACGTCTTTCTCCAGGTAACACAGAGTCAGAAGCGCCCAGTCGAGAGCCAGGGGCTCCTGCTTCCGGGTCCTGCTCACTTCCTGTCCCTCCTGCACACACGCTGCCAGCCTCGGATGGCCTTCACTGGTTTTTGTCGATGCTGAGAGTTCACGATGGAGGAGGTTTCCCTCCCAGAGAAGGGGTTCACCGCAAAGTCAAAGTGCTTTGTCCATGGCCCGTTTCTGCCTTGGGCCAGCTATGGAGTCCATCTTGTCCCCAACACTGGCCTGGAGGCAGGATCTTGGTTGAATCAGAAGCTGTTGCTTATAGTTTATTTTAGGAGGCGGACTCTCAGCCTTCAGTGGCTCAGAGCCCTCtgaccattttcttttcttttctcttttttttggccatgctgtgtggcttgtcGGATCttaacccccctcccccaaccaaggatcaaactcgggGCCCCCTCAGTGagagtgccaagtcctaaccactggaccttgcCGGGGAAGTCCCAGCTCTGACCATTTCTTAAAGGCAGGGGCAGGTAGTGAGAAAAATAGAAACGCACATTCACTCATTTTATTTCAGGCAGGTAATTCCTGGAGTCTCAGTGGGTGGGAGGTGTTGACATTTAGAATTAGCTGTATTTTAGCTTTTTGGAAggcccctgatactgggaaagatcgagggcaggaggaaaaggagacaacagatcgtaagatggttggatggtgttcccgactcaatggacatgagtttgagcaagctctgggaggtggtgaaggacagggaggcctggtgtgctgcagtgcacggggtcgcaaagagtcagacaagactgagcgactgaacagcaacaacggGTGGGAGGTGTTTACATTTAGAATTAGCTGTATTATATAGCTTTTTGGTTCTTAATTGCTGTTCTCACAGAATGTAGAGAGAACTTAGTTCTAAGCTCAGTTCAGAGAGAACTTAGGGGTCCTCATTTGCAAACTCCTCAGCCGCGCTCTGTGAAGGAAGCCCCTCTAAAACAGCTGACCATGTTGACCCCTGGCGGCTGGGGCCTCGCTCTACAAGGCAGCCCCCGGTGAGGACGGTCTTGCACGCTGGATCACACTCACTTCTCTGTAACTGTGACACCCGTGGTGCCCAGTGATCCTGCTTCCCCATAACGTGCAGACCTGGCTGGGGATATGGTGACCCACATGGCATAGTGTCCCACCCCATGTCATCCTGGCCTGTTGCAGGCACCCAGAACAGAACATGATGCTTCTGATCACGCAACAACAGGACATGGGCAACGTTGATGCACGTGTTGGTTTTGGCATCAGTCCTGGCAGCCTGGACAGCTTTGTTTCCCTTGGAGGCTCTTATCAAGCTTCTTATAGGCCAGAgcctctgcatttttaaaattccgAAAGTGCTGCTAAGTGTCATGTGTCTGTACTTCAGTTGATTTATAAGCCTAGGTTTGGACTGAAATGTATCAAAGTTTAATTGTTACCTAACacaggtaatggcaccccactcctgtactcttgcctggaaaatcccatgaatggaggagcctggtaggctgcagtccatggggtcgctaagagtcagacacgactgagcggcttcactttcacttttcactttcatgcattggagaaggaaatggcaacccactccagtgttcttgcctggagaatcccagggacgggggagcctggtgggctgctgtctatggggtcgcacagggtcagacacgactgaagcggcttagcggtggcagcagcagcaacacaggtGTCAGTGGTGTTGACATTCGTTCTTCGTATTGAGAAATCTCCACAAAAGTTCACAGGCTAAATCCCTTAGAATGTGTCCTCCTTTGTAGTCCCAGCCACCTGTCTCCCCGCACCTGTCATGTCCGTTCCCTGCCTGCCGGGACTTTGAGCTATAAGCCTTCTTTCCTGCCGTCACTGGGGGACCATCTGCCAGTAGACGAGGCCTGGGCCCGAGCCCTGTGTTACCGTGTTGGAGCCCTGCCCTCCGACCACCACAGAAGTGGACCTGTTCTCTTTGGTTGAATCGCTAGGCCAGCCATGGAAGACGCTTAACTACCGTGATCCCATCCCAAACTCCATCCAACTTGCAGACTGCCCTTATACCTCAAGGGGTCTCAGGCATGGGCCCGATCGCCCCTCTTCCTGCTGGCTTACTGCAGGGCCGTGAGTGGTCCCTGCCCGCTCTGGGCATCTGTTTTCTGTTCAGTTAATATGACCTTTCTCCCCATGTGGCACTTTGACAGCTGGTTACAGGAGATGCCCGTCCACAGCATGTTGTAATAGAAGGCAGTGCAGCGAGTCCAAGCCTTTCTCCTGTGGATCAACAGTTCGGGGTGCTGTGTTCCTGGCATGACTAGCTCAGCGCCCGTCTTCTCTCTTGTTCCTTTCCAGGCCGAACCCTGTGCCTGGCTCCTACCCCACGCAGAGCGGCCACCCTCACCTGACCCCAAACCACCCTGCCGCCCAGATGCAGCACGCCAGTAGCCAGAAACTGGCGGCCTGGCCATCGTGCGCTCCTGGGCACATGCCCAGCCTGCCTCCGTACCAGCCTGCCTCCGGCTTGTGCTACGTGCAGAATCATTTTGGCACAACCCCCAACTCCTCGGGTGTCTACCCAGCTTCCGCGGGTGCCTCCCTGGGAgtccagccccccgcccccctcaaCTGCCCCGGCACCGTGTATTCCGGGGCCCTGGCCACTCCCGCAGCCGCAGGCTCCAAGGAGTGCTCAAGGGTCCTGATGTCCTGAGAAAGTTGCCAGGGATACGATCTCCCCTCCTGGCCTTCTCAAAAAGGGCCTCTCTGAGCTGAGATTTTCTTGACACGAAGTTATTTATTGGACACCTCTATGTGCCATGCTCTGTGTTGAGTATTTTGATATGTGTCCCTGTTTATCTCCTTTATCCTCGTGACAGCTTCTTGAAGTACAGTGGTCCCCACTTCCCAGGTGCAGAAAGCAGGGCGCACGGTCAGGACACGTGGCTCTCATGGCACAGCTAGGGCGCTTGGCTTCAGGCCCAGGCCCCTCCCACCCACTTCCCTGCCCCGAGGAAACCTCGGGGAGGGGGCCGGCTCATCCCAGCTCTCTGTTCCTTCCTGGCCTTGTGCGTAGTGCTCTTGGTTACCCAGTGTCCGTGTGTCTGTGCGTGCCCTTCGGGGGCTCCCTGTCGGTGTGCTCGCCAGTCcccaggcctgtgcagtgttcctCCCCTGCAGTGACACCCCTACCACCCAAACTTCTGCCCCAGGGGTGGTGAGACGGACCTGCGGGTGCCCCAGCAGTATGCTGACGGGTCCGTTGCGTTGGTTACGTTTGTATAAAGAAACTGCCTCCAACCTGCCCTTGGCGTGCTGTGTCTTTATGATCGGGGAATACAGAGGGCAGCAAAGGGAACCACAGCCAGGTCCGGTCGGGCAGACGACGCCCCAGCAGGGATGTGAAGTGGGGCGGGAGATAACAAGGCTCCCTGGAGAGCTGAAAGGGCAAACGGAAAGGTTTGGCGACCCTGAAGTGGGTGGACAGCAGGGAGCCACTGGGGTGGTCCCTGCACTCTAGGCTGGGTCACCGTGAGAAGGGCTGTCTGGCGGGACCTTACACGGAGGAGAGACACGGGTACTGGCGGCGATGCTGTCAGAAGCAAGAGGTGGGGAGGAGAGCTCTGGCCTCCCTGCCTGTCTCCTGATCTCCGAGCAGGAGATCCTGTGGGCTAAGTTAACCAGGAAGCTGTTGGCAAGTGAACCCAAACCACATGGTGTGCAGGGAtcagctccccacccccccacccctcgAGGCAGGGCAGGACAGGACATGAAGGTGACTGAGCCAACGGGCACCTGATCAGGCCCGGGGGAGCTCACAGCTTCTGATCAGCTGTCGGCTGGACTCCTTCAGGTGGGCTCGCGTTGAGGAAACGCCTGGTGCAGGTCCGGACAAACACCGTGACTCGTGGCCTTTGTGTATTCCCGGAGCTTGGGCTGGCTTTTTGGAGAGGCCTGGGAATTAGAGATGGATAAGACACACCCACAGATCTGTAGCAGTGGTCAGGGCGGTGAATGGCCTGCACTGGCCGAGGAAGGGGGACGAAGCCTAGAGGGTGGCTCCCGAGCGGGACTGTGAACAGGATTCACCACCCAAGGAGTCCAGACTGCGGCTGAGACTTGGCTGCAGTCCCAAGAGCCTGGCATGTCCCACCACACCGGCACCTTTCCCGTAGGGTCACTCAGTGAGGGCAGGCTGCTCTGTGTCCCCTGGTCATCGGCCCTCCACTGCAGACTCCAGTCCCAGGCCTGTGCCCAGAAGCAGGGGAGGAGGCCACCTACCTTTCAGCGTGCTACCATCACCTCCTTCGTATCTGGCCCTCCCGGTTGGATCAGCCAGAGCTGTGGAGGCCGGCAGCCTGCCTCGTGGATGGCCAGGCTCAAGGACCCTCACGCGACCCTGAGTAGCAGGGCTGTGAGGGTCATCTGAGATCACTCTGTCCCATCGTCTCCTCTGCCACTGGTTTCCTTGACCAGCTCCCCAGGAGGCGGGGTGGGTCTGGCAGAGCAGCCAACCGCTGCTCTGCAATTGGCTCTTTGCCTGTTCCCCTGGGCTTTGCTTGGGCCGCAGCAAGCAGCCTGGACCAGAGTGTGGGCACTTGCAGAGGGGATCCCAAAGCCCTCCCCCACTTGCCTGTTGAATCATCCATGCGCACCCGCTTCCGTGCATGTGTGCCAAGCTTGGGCTGGGCCTAAAGACAAGACAGAGGTGAGCTCCACGAGGGCGGAAAACCCCCAGCGTGGGGCTGACACAGTGAAGATCTGTTGACCAAGTAAATGGACTGGGATgccctactcctggggatctCAATCTGGGAGTGGGGGAGAGTAGACAATTGAAAAATTGTAATTCAGTGATGCTGTTCAGGCATCAGAAGAGGCCCCCAGACCAGCCTGGAGATCTGGGGGTCAGTCGGATACCGACCACACATCCTTCCACGGGGGTGGGGTAGCTCtggaaggagggaaaggggaaagcCCTAACTAGGTCCTCTGGCTATTGTTAGGCGCACGAAGAACACAGACCACCAGGCAAAGGGAAGGCCATTGTTCCCCCGCATGATAGAAAccactctcctgtccccaggccAGGACGGGCCCACTGATAGCCAGAGAAGCGTCCAGACGTCCTCCAATTCCCCCTCTTCATCAGCAGGGGGCAGGAGAGAAGCAGCCCCTTGGCCACCTCTGAAATCTCCCTGGGGCTGGTGCTGGGACTACAGGAGGAAGAGGGTGTGCATCAGTCCTTGGAGGAGCCCCCTTTGGGGTGGGACTGGGGATCCAGCTCTGTGCATAAATGTGACCGAAGATAAGGTCTGGAAGAGAGGCATGGACGCCCAGCTCTGAGAGGCCCGGCTCCTTCAGATGTCTGCTGGttcattccttcatttaacaAGCGCTTTGCGGGCAactggcggctcagacggtaaaagcgtctgtctgcaatgcaggagacccgggttcgatccctgggttgggaagatcccctggagaaggaaatggcagcccactccagtattcttgcctggaaaatcccatggacagcggagcctggtaggctaccgtccgtggggttgcaaagagctggacatgactgagcgacttcacttcacttcacttgtggGCAACTAGAGCTCCAGGCCTGTGTTTGGCTCTGGGGACACGAAGAAGGAAAAGGATGAGCCCAGGCTTCATTGTGCTCAGTCTGTTGCGGGAGACGTGCTCTGTGGCATGGGAGAAGAGCCAGGTACAGAGGTGAGGCGTGCCCACCTGGCCGGGACAGGGTGAGGCGGGGGAGGGCAGTGGAGGGGAG
This window harbors:
- the RHBDD2 gene encoding rhomboid domain-containing protein 2, giving the protein MAVSEPGYRSWSLWPEVPSATFFTALLSLLVSGPRLFLLQQPLAPSGLSLRSEALRNWQVYRLVTYIFVYENPVSLLCGAIVIWRFAGNFERTVGTVRHCFFTVVFTIICAIIFLSFEAVSSLSKLGEVEDARGFTPVAFAMLGVNCVRSRMRRALVFGVVVPSLLVPWLLLCASWLIPQTSFLSNVCGLGIGLAYGLTYCFSFDVPEQVAVKLDQKFPFSLMRRISMFKYISGSSAERRAAQSRKPNPVPGSYPTQSGHPHLTPNHPAAQMQHASSQKLAAWPSCAPGHMPSLPPYQPASGLCYVQNHFGTTPNSSGVYPASAGASLGVQPPAPLNCPGTVYSGALATPAAAGSKECSRVLMS
- the RHBDD2 gene encoding rhomboid domain-containing protein 2 isoform X1, translating into MLGVNCVRSRMRRALVFGVVVPSLLVPWLLLCASWLIPQTSFLSNVCGLGIGLAYGLTYCFSFDVPEQVAVKLDQKFPFSLMRRISMFKYISGSSAERRAAQSRKPNPVPGSYPTQSGHPHLTPNHPAAQMQHASSQKLAAWPSCAPGHMPSLPPYQPASGLCYVQNHFGTTPNSSGVYPASAGASLGVQPPAPLNCPGTVYSGALATPAAAGSKECSRVLMS